In one Corallococcus sp. EGB genomic region, the following are encoded:
- a CDS encoding GNAT family N-acetyltransferase has protein sequence MPSHPYVVRSVQSREELEQVLALQRRNLPPSLSPEEQHAQGFVTVQHDLATLERMHALIPSIIAVQGADVVAYALVMPRECRPWVPVLDPMFALLEGLEHRGRPLRDQRFYVMGQVCVDKAHRGKGLFDALYHQHREQLRSRFDCVVTEVSVRNARSLRAHARVGFETIHTYRDASDTWAVVLWDWGADTSR, from the coding sequence ATGCCTTCACATCCGTATGTCGTGAGGTCCGTGCAGTCGCGCGAGGAGCTGGAGCAGGTGCTGGCCCTGCAGCGCCGCAACCTGCCGCCCTCGCTGTCGCCCGAGGAGCAGCACGCCCAGGGCTTCGTCACCGTCCAGCATGACCTGGCCACGCTGGAGCGCATGCACGCGCTCATCCCCAGCATCATCGCCGTGCAGGGCGCCGACGTGGTGGCGTACGCGCTGGTGATGCCGCGGGAGTGCCGCCCGTGGGTCCCGGTCCTGGACCCGATGTTCGCGCTCCTGGAAGGGCTCGAACACCGGGGCCGGCCGCTCAGGGACCAGCGCTTCTACGTGATGGGGCAGGTCTGCGTGGACAAGGCCCACCGGGGGAAGGGCCTGTTCGACGCGCTCTACCACCAGCACCGCGAGCAGCTTCGCTCGCGCTTCGACTGCGTCGTGACGGAGGTCTCGGTGCGCAACGCCCGCTCCCTGCGCGCGCACGCGCGGGTCGGGTTCGAGACCATCCACACCTACCGCGACGCCAGCGACACCTGGGCCGTGGTGCTCTGGGACTGGGGCGCGGACACGTCGCGCTGA
- a CDS encoding response regulator, with protein MAEGKLKALVVDDDPLVLELVERSISRYGFDVVTTRAALGVANLLRTEQPDIVLLDVNIPALSGDRILGVVRQFAGPDTLFILYSSMDESRLRELVRASGADGYIPKGVTGPELALKLSGMHHKRMANRPTPAARVDPLLQRDVSAPQSQSTTAQVSLASR; from the coding sequence ATGGCGGAAGGCAAGTTGAAGGCGCTTGTGGTGGATGATGACCCACTGGTGCTGGAGCTGGTGGAGCGGTCCATCAGCCGCTACGGCTTTGATGTGGTCACCACGCGCGCGGCGCTGGGGGTGGCCAACCTGCTGAGGACCGAGCAGCCGGACATCGTGCTCCTGGACGTGAACATCCCGGCGCTGAGCGGCGACCGCATCCTGGGCGTGGTGCGCCAGTTCGCGGGGCCGGACACGCTGTTCATCCTGTACTCGTCCATGGACGAGTCGCGGCTGCGCGAGCTGGTGCGCGCGTCCGGCGCGGACGGCTACATCCCCAAGGGCGTCACGGGGCCGGAGCTGGCGCTGAAGCTGTCCGGCATGCACCACAAGCGGATGGCGAACCGGCCTACGCCGGCGGCGCGCGTGGACCCCTTGCTTCAGCGCGACGTGTCCGCGCCCCAGTCCCAGAGCACCACGGCCCAGGTGTCGCTGGCGTCGCGGTAG
- a CDS encoding ATP-dependent DNA helicase RecQ — MSIATQERSPLWPQLEQEARERFGVEDFRPGQRDIIEAVLAGRDVLGVLPTGAGKSLTFQLPALFVPGATVVVSPLLALMRDQREHLTERYALDAAKLDSTLKARELKTLQMQIRRGEHEFIYVTPEQLENPERLALLQRANVSLFVVDEAHCVSQWGHDFRPAYLALGDAIRALGRPRVLALTATATPRVREDIRAQLGLKAPVVVCTGIQRDNLTLEVHRTVNPELKRQKLLELLRANDGSAIIYTATVRRADELWRWLRAEGLEAGRYHGKLKATEREENQRGFMDGTTPVVVATKAFGMGIDKPDLRLVVHYHFPDSLESYYQEAGRAGRDGRPAKAALLYRLEDRRIQGFFLGGKYPRRDESRRLYQAASSLCAEGRSVALKRLSEASGLGDKRTRVLVAQLVAAGVLEKGARGVKQLRAFETPEELDAYLGAYEERHQGDRERLDAMMRYGSTTACRWKVLGAYFDEPLEDDCARCDNCRARAEGRFDARPAPRSQQSTLHHESQSEVLTAPAA, encoded by the coding sequence ATGTCCATCGCGACGCAGGAGCGCTCTCCCCTCTGGCCCCAGCTCGAGCAGGAGGCGCGCGAGCGCTTCGGCGTGGAGGACTTCCGCCCCGGGCAGCGGGACATCATCGAGGCGGTGCTCGCGGGGCGCGACGTGCTGGGCGTGCTGCCCACGGGCGCGGGAAAGAGCCTCACCTTCCAACTGCCCGCCCTCTTCGTGCCCGGCGCCACCGTCGTGGTGAGCCCGCTGCTCGCGCTGATGCGTGACCAGCGTGAGCACCTCACGGAGCGCTACGCCCTGGACGCGGCGAAGCTGGACTCCACGCTGAAGGCGCGCGAACTCAAGACGCTCCAGATGCAGATCCGCCGTGGCGAGCACGAGTTCATCTACGTCACCCCCGAGCAGCTGGAGAACCCGGAGCGCCTGGCGCTGCTCCAGCGCGCGAACGTGAGCCTCTTCGTGGTGGACGAAGCGCACTGCGTCTCGCAGTGGGGCCACGACTTCCGGCCCGCGTACCTCGCGCTGGGGGACGCCATCCGCGCGCTCGGCCGGCCCCGGGTGCTCGCCCTCACGGCGACCGCCACGCCCCGCGTGCGCGAGGACATCCGCGCGCAGCTGGGCCTGAAGGCTCCGGTGGTGGTGTGCACCGGCATCCAGCGCGACAACCTCACGCTGGAGGTCCACCGCACGGTGAACCCGGAGCTCAAGCGCCAGAAGCTGCTGGAGCTGCTGCGCGCCAACGACGGCAGCGCCATCATCTACACGGCCACCGTGCGCAGGGCGGACGAGCTGTGGCGCTGGCTGCGCGCGGAAGGACTGGAGGCGGGCCGCTACCACGGCAAGCTCAAGGCCACCGAGCGCGAGGAGAACCAGCGCGGCTTCATGGACGGCACCACGCCGGTGGTGGTGGCGACCAAGGCCTTCGGGATGGGCATCGACAAGCCGGACCTGCGGCTCGTGGTGCACTACCACTTCCCTGACTCGCTGGAGAGCTACTACCAGGAGGCAGGCCGCGCGGGCCGGGACGGGCGACCCGCGAAGGCGGCGCTGCTGTACCGGCTGGAGGACCGGCGCATCCAGGGCTTCTTCCTCGGAGGCAAGTACCCGCGCCGCGACGAAAGCCGGCGCCTCTACCAGGCCGCGAGCTCGCTGTGCGCGGAAGGCCGGAGCGTGGCCCTCAAGCGGCTGTCGGAAGCGAGCGGCCTGGGCGACAAGCGAACCCGCGTGCTGGTGGCGCAGCTGGTGGCCGCGGGCGTGCTGGAGAAGGGCGCGCGAGGCGTGAAGCAGCTGCGCGCCTTCGAGACGCCCGAGGAGCTGGATGCGTACCTGGGCGCGTACGAAGAGCGCCACCAGGGAGACCGCGAGCGCCTGGACGCGATGATGCGCTACGGGAGCACCACCGCGTGCCGCTGGAAGGTGCTGGGCGCGTACTTCGACGAGCCGTTGGAGGACGACTGCGCCCGCTGCGACAACTGCCGCGCCCGCGCCGAAGGCCGCTTCGACGCCCGTCCCGCCCCTCGTTCCCAACAGTCAACACTTCACCACGAGTCTCAATCCGAGGTCTTGACGGCCCCAGCCGCGTGA
- a CDS encoding R3H domain-containing nucleic acid-binding protein codes for MASGIPVDPDFDLLVAVLPPPLQEAVRALPQVELLEVVMDLGRPPEARLVHGVARLSEAPVEQDALQAVLSRVGEVGGDNRAGIERTLHRVSVIRNRQGRVVGLTLRVGRAIQGTIDMLRDLVESGRNLLLLGRPGVGKTTKLREVARVLADTLGKRVMVVDTSNEIGGDGDIPHPGIGGARRMQVSRPDRQHDVMIEAVENHMPEAIVVDEIGTAAEAAAARTIAERGVQLVATAHGNTLENLVLNPTLSDLVGGVQTVTLSDDEARRRGTQKTVTERKGTPTFDIVVEMVSRDEVRVHRDTGGAVDRLLTGAEVGGEKRRQQDGAVHVEAAPEVVEATPPGGHVPRGTPALGAPRPGPTRIAAHSVSRELLERVLRDLPIEAVVVGRPENAEVVLTLRSRANSPRLRRAAERVGARVVAIKRNSSSEIRRALRTEFHLLEGVDPADVHAAVADAEEGIRRVLEEGIHLPLAPRPSRLRKVQHTLVVKNHLEAVSVGSEPLRHLVIYPLGTALTEVSSTEPEDEDAPEPEDDDLEDDGVLSADEEAGDDEDSDPAAPAPAEGEAQPSRN; via the coding sequence ATGGCTTCGGGAATTCCTGTCGACCCTGACTTCGACCTGCTGGTGGCGGTCCTGCCGCCTCCGCTCCAGGAGGCGGTGCGGGCACTGCCCCAGGTGGAGTTGCTGGAAGTGGTGATGGACCTGGGGCGGCCTCCGGAGGCGCGGCTGGTGCACGGCGTGGCGCGCCTTTCGGAAGCGCCCGTGGAACAGGACGCGCTCCAGGCGGTGCTCTCCCGCGTTGGCGAGGTGGGCGGCGACAACCGCGCGGGCATCGAACGCACGCTCCACCGCGTGTCGGTCATCCGCAACCGTCAGGGCCGCGTGGTGGGGCTCACGCTGCGCGTGGGGCGCGCCATCCAGGGCACCATCGACATGCTGCGCGACCTGGTGGAGTCCGGGCGCAACCTGCTGCTGCTCGGGCGGCCGGGCGTGGGCAAGACGACGAAGCTGCGCGAGGTGGCGCGCGTGCTCGCGGACACGCTGGGCAAGCGCGTGATGGTGGTGGACACCTCCAACGAGATTGGCGGCGACGGGGACATCCCGCATCCGGGCATTGGCGGCGCGCGGCGCATGCAGGTGAGCCGGCCGGACCGCCAGCATGACGTGATGATCGAGGCGGTGGAGAACCACATGCCCGAGGCCATCGTGGTGGACGAGATTGGCACCGCCGCGGAGGCCGCCGCCGCGCGCACCATCGCGGAGCGCGGCGTGCAACTGGTGGCCACGGCGCACGGCAACACGCTGGAGAACCTGGTGTTGAACCCCACGCTGTCGGACCTGGTGGGCGGCGTGCAGACGGTCACGCTGAGCGACGACGAGGCCCGGCGCCGGGGCACGCAGAAGACGGTCACGGAGCGCAAGGGCACGCCCACGTTCGACATCGTGGTGGAGATGGTGAGCCGCGACGAGGTGCGCGTGCACCGCGACACGGGCGGCGCGGTGGACCGGCTGCTCACGGGCGCGGAGGTGGGCGGCGAGAAGCGGCGGCAGCAGGACGGCGCCGTGCACGTGGAGGCCGCGCCCGAGGTGGTGGAGGCCACGCCCCCGGGAGGCCATGTGCCCCGGGGGACGCCCGCGCTGGGAGCCCCCCGGCCCGGCCCCACGCGCATCGCCGCGCACTCGGTGAGCCGCGAGCTGTTGGAGCGCGTGCTGCGCGACCTGCCGATAGAAGCCGTGGTGGTGGGCCGCCCGGAGAACGCGGAGGTGGTGCTCACGCTGCGGAGCCGCGCGAACTCACCTCGGCTGCGCCGCGCGGCGGAGCGCGTGGGCGCGCGGGTGGTGGCCATCAAGCGCAACAGCTCCTCGGAGATCCGCCGCGCGCTGCGCACGGAGTTCCACCTGCTGGAGGGCGTGGATCCCGCGGATGTGCACGCCGCGGTCGCGGATGCGGAGGAGGGCATCCGGCGAGTGCTCGAGGAGGGCATCCACCTGCCGCTGGCGCCGCGCCCGTCGCGCCTGCGGAAGGTGCAGCACACCCTGGTCGTGAAGAACCACCTGGAGGCCGTGAGCGTGGGCAGCGAGCCCCTGCGCCACCTGGTCATCTACCCGCTGGGCACCGCCCTCACGGAAGTCTCCAGCACCGAGCCGGAGGACGAGGACGCGCCAGAGCCGGAGGATGACGACCTGGAGGATGACGGCGTCCTGTCCGCGGATGAAGAAGCCGGGGATGACGAGGACTCGGATCCAGCGGCGCCTGCCCCGGCTGAAGGTGAGGCTCAGCCCTCTCGGAACTGA
- the hflX gene encoding GTPase HflX produces MAKTLPERPRAVLVGVQLPGVTDEAHAADLAELKRLVHTLGFDAVATVSQRRQRLATGTVLGSGKLKELAALTGGSGVIPSGAQSKTSKAREKWEAESESEDEASDALNAPDDAGADAAPDEDDGDLPDADMALDTDADADTGAEAPAIEPGPRPTVVVVDHELSPSQLRNLERATGVQVLDRAGVIVDIFHRHAKSHEARMQVEIARLNYLAPRLREAPGGRERQQGRGSGDSALELDRRRIRDRLAELREGLAAIQKDQDQRRYARRDQLRVALVGYTNAGKSSLMRALTGSAVLVADQLFATLDTTVRAMQPETRPRILVSDTVGFIQKLPHDLVASFRSTLDEALEASLLLYVVDASDPTWAAQLEVTRTVLREIGADVVPGKLLFNKVDRLDEAAQEALRTEHPEAILLSAHRPDDVALLRREIIAFFEASMVEADLVIPYARQARIGEVYEHTTVVSQAYDEMGSRLRVRGLPGAIARLTRSFQE; encoded by the coding sequence ATGGCGAAAACCCTTCCCGAGCGCCCGCGCGCCGTCCTCGTCGGTGTCCAGCTTCCCGGGGTGACGGACGAGGCGCATGCCGCGGACCTCGCGGAGCTGAAGCGGCTGGTGCACACGCTGGGCTTCGACGCGGTGGCGACCGTGTCTCAGCGCCGGCAGCGGCTGGCCACCGGCACGGTGCTCGGCTCCGGAAAGCTCAAGGAGCTGGCCGCGCTCACTGGCGGCTCGGGCGTCATCCCCTCCGGCGCCCAGAGCAAGACGTCGAAGGCGCGGGAGAAGTGGGAGGCCGAATCCGAATCCGAGGACGAAGCCTCCGACGCCCTGAACGCTCCCGATGACGCGGGCGCGGACGCTGCGCCCGACGAGGACGACGGCGACCTCCCGGACGCGGACATGGCGCTGGACACGGACGCGGACGCGGACACGGGCGCGGAGGCCCCTGCCATCGAGCCCGGTCCCCGGCCCACGGTGGTGGTCGTGGACCACGAGCTGTCGCCCAGCCAGCTGCGCAACCTGGAGCGCGCCACGGGCGTGCAGGTGCTGGACCGCGCGGGCGTCATCGTGGACATCTTCCACCGGCATGCGAAGAGCCACGAGGCGCGCATGCAGGTGGAGATCGCCCGGCTCAACTACCTGGCCCCGCGCCTGCGTGAAGCCCCCGGCGGCCGCGAGCGCCAGCAGGGCCGAGGCTCTGGCGACTCCGCGCTGGAGCTGGACCGCCGCCGCATCCGCGACCGGCTGGCGGAGCTGCGCGAGGGTCTGGCGGCCATCCAGAAGGACCAGGACCAGCGCCGCTACGCACGTCGTGATCAGCTGCGCGTGGCGCTGGTGGGCTACACGAACGCGGGCAAGTCCTCGCTGATGCGCGCGTTGACGGGCAGCGCGGTGCTGGTGGCGGATCAGCTCTTCGCCACGCTCGATACGACGGTGCGCGCGATGCAGCCGGAGACCCGTCCGCGCATCCTCGTCTCCGACACGGTGGGCTTCATCCAGAAGCTGCCGCACGACCTGGTGGCGTCCTTCCGCTCGACGCTGGACGAGGCGCTGGAGGCGTCGCTGCTGCTGTACGTGGTGGACGCGTCCGACCCCACCTGGGCCGCGCAGCTGGAGGTCACCCGCACGGTGCTCCGGGAGATTGGCGCGGACGTCGTGCCGGGCAAGCTGCTCTTCAACAAGGTGGACCGGCTGGACGAGGCGGCCCAGGAAGCGCTCCGGACCGAACACCCCGAAGCCATCCTCCTGTCCGCGCACCGGCCGGACGACGTGGCCCTGCTGCGCCGGGAGATCATCGCCTTCTTCGAGGCCTCGATGGTGGAGGCGGACCTGGTGATTCCCTACGCGCGGCAGGCCCGCATCGGTGAGGTGTACGAGCACACCACCGTGGTGTCCCAGGCCTACGATGAGATGGGCAGCCGGCTGCGCGTGCGAGGACTGCCGGGCGCCATCGCCAGGCTCACCCGGTCATTCCAGGAGTAG
- a CDS encoding CPBP family intramembrane glutamic endopeptidase, translated as MTPLRGDVAVLLENAPPKRQALAEAAFVFFAVLGPSSVARLGRGAALAVELALLAWGFMLLRPWESSRRGAWWGVLGLVVALSGAGAGAWVASDAEMTKGFSLSMAPLVVRALGMCLLVAVLLWRNGQGPAQVGLVREGWARELLLGGLVLVGTYVVHLAASVPLAAVAVALKLAGQELEARKGVATALLDTGLGIPAFAAIMVVVTGFEEFVFRGFLVPRLKVVLGGWVPAVLGAAVLFSVGHFYEGTLAVFQTFVMGAWLGFVLWYRGRLLPLIVAHTAFNTISFALMLWLTRSGLLEKLPSL; from the coding sequence ATGACGCCCCTGCGTGGTGATGTCGCTGTCCTGCTGGAGAATGCCCCTCCCAAGCGCCAGGCGCTGGCGGAGGCCGCGTTCGTGTTCTTCGCGGTGCTGGGGCCGTCGTCCGTGGCCCGGCTGGGCCGTGGAGCGGCCCTGGCCGTGGAGCTGGCCCTCCTGGCGTGGGGGTTCATGCTCCTGCGGCCCTGGGAGTCCTCGCGCCGTGGGGCGTGGTGGGGCGTGCTGGGCCTGGTGGTGGCGCTGTCCGGCGCGGGCGCGGGCGCGTGGGTGGCGTCGGACGCGGAGATGACGAAGGGCTTCTCGCTGTCCATGGCGCCGCTGGTCGTCCGGGCGCTGGGCATGTGCCTGCTGGTGGCGGTCCTCCTGTGGCGTAACGGCCAGGGCCCCGCGCAGGTGGGCCTGGTGCGCGAGGGCTGGGCGCGAGAGCTGCTATTGGGCGGGCTGGTGCTCGTGGGGACGTACGTGGTGCACCTGGCGGCATCCGTGCCGCTGGCGGCGGTCGCGGTGGCGTTGAAGCTGGCGGGCCAGGAGCTGGAGGCACGCAAGGGCGTGGCGACGGCGCTCCTGGACACGGGCCTGGGCATCCCGGCCTTCGCGGCCATCATGGTGGTGGTGACGGGCTTCGAAGAGTTCGTCTTCCGAGGCTTCCTGGTGCCCCGGCTGAAGGTGGTGCTGGGAGGCTGGGTGCCGGCGGTGTTGGGCGCCGCGGTGCTCTTCTCCGTGGGCCACTTCTACGAGGGCACGCTGGCCGTCTTCCAGACGTTCGTGATGGGCGCCTGGCTCGGCTTCGTCCTCTGGTACCGGGGACGGCTGCTGCCGCTCATCGTGGCCCACACGGCCTTCAACACCATCAGCTTCGCGCTGATGCTCTGGCTGACGCGCTCCGGCCTGCTGGAGAAGCTGCCGTCCCTCTGA
- a CDS encoding ferritin-like domain-containing protein has product MFKRLWLLAPVATLGVGCSSTWGCDPDDNWEQRPFYLPDRLRDGSVPTQDTSCEALCDAVGSGARAPCSRVTQPGDDGGVVEMVSCEAPFMCEGRRPEGLCSDGAVAQGTPVLGALFARMAHLEAASVPAFERLADELAAHGAPEHLVRAAERSAKDEVRHAEAMESLARRHGAPMPELNVAPFQARSLEALAMENAVEGCVRETYGALLAGWQARSAEDAQVRESLGTIAPDELRHAELSWAIDAWALAQLSPEARERVESARREAWRQLEQDAAASHLPDDVARVSGLPSAEVAQRLVRELASELMPGVLA; this is encoded by the coding sequence GTGTTCAAGCGTCTGTGGTTGCTCGCGCCCGTGGCCACGCTGGGGGTGGGGTGTTCCTCGACGTGGGGCTGTGACCCGGATGACAACTGGGAGCAGCGGCCTTTCTACCTTCCCGACAGGCTGCGGGACGGAAGCGTCCCCACGCAGGACACCTCCTGCGAGGCGCTATGCGACGCGGTCGGGAGCGGGGCCAGGGCGCCGTGCTCCCGCGTCACGCAGCCAGGAGATGATGGCGGCGTCGTCGAGATGGTGAGCTGCGAGGCGCCGTTCATGTGTGAGGGACGGAGGCCGGAAGGGCTGTGCAGTGATGGCGCGGTGGCCCAGGGGACGCCTGTGCTGGGAGCGCTGTTCGCGAGGATGGCGCACCTGGAGGCCGCGTCCGTGCCGGCCTTCGAGAGGCTCGCGGACGAGCTGGCCGCGCACGGGGCCCCCGAGCACCTGGTGCGGGCCGCGGAGCGTTCCGCGAAGGACGAGGTGCGCCACGCGGAAGCGATGGAGTCCCTGGCCCGGCGTCACGGGGCGCCCATGCCGGAGCTGAACGTGGCGCCGTTCCAGGCCCGCTCGCTGGAGGCGCTGGCGATGGAGAACGCGGTGGAGGGCTGCGTGCGAGAGACCTACGGCGCGCTCCTGGCGGGCTGGCAGGCCAGGAGCGCGGAGGACGCGCAGGTGCGCGAGTCCCTGGGCACCATCGCCCCGGACGAGCTGAGGCACGCGGAGCTGTCCTGGGCCATCGACGCGTGGGCGCTGGCACAACTGTCCCCCGAGGCCCGCGAGCGCGTGGAATCGGCGAGGCGCGAAGCCTGGCGTCAACTGGAGCAGGACGCGGCGGCCAGCCACCTCCCGGACGACGTGGCCCGCGTGTCGGGACTGCCCTCTGCGGAGGTGGCCCAGAGGCTGGTGCGAGAGCTGGCGTCCGAGCTGATGCCCGGAGTGTTGGCGTAG
- a CDS encoding ABC transporter ATP-binding protein — protein MSDASREPAPKLTLEVRDLHKSFGGQPALRGVDLVVPEGTTCVLMGVSGSGKTVLMKHIMGLMRPDRGVVLVEGVEVAKMNEPELNQMRRKLGILFQANALFDSLNVYDNVAFPLRERTKMSEPDITKTVNETLAKVGLSHAATRFPGELSGGMQKRVGFARATILQPKILLYDDPTAGLDPLTTAAVNEIITTGKQQLGATSLVITPDVASAFGMADHLALMHEGRVVEYGPPDHFRQSQHPEVKAFLRNWLRRRSAQAQAPQA, from the coding sequence ATGAGTGACGCGAGCCGTGAGCCGGCGCCGAAGCTGACCCTCGAGGTGCGGGACCTGCACAAGTCGTTTGGCGGTCAGCCGGCGCTGCGGGGCGTGGACCTGGTGGTGCCGGAGGGCACGACCTGCGTGCTGATGGGGGTGTCCGGCTCGGGCAAGACGGTGCTGATGAAGCACATCATGGGCCTGATGCGGCCGGACCGGGGCGTGGTGCTGGTGGAGGGCGTGGAGGTGGCGAAGATGAACGAGCCCGAGCTCAACCAGATGCGCCGCAAGCTGGGCATCCTCTTCCAGGCGAACGCGCTGTTCGACTCGCTGAACGTCTACGACAACGTGGCGTTCCCGCTGCGCGAGCGCACGAAGATGTCCGAGCCGGACATCACCAAGACGGTGAATGAGACGCTGGCGAAGGTGGGCCTGTCGCACGCGGCCACGCGCTTTCCGGGAGAGCTGTCCGGCGGCATGCAGAAGCGCGTGGGCTTCGCGCGCGCGACCATCCTCCAGCCGAAGATCCTCCTCTACGACGACCCCACGGCGGGTCTGGATCCGCTCACCACGGCGGCGGTGAATGAGATCATCACCACGGGCAAGCAGCAGCTGGGCGCCACGTCGCTGGTGATTACACCGGACGTGGCATCCGCCTTCGGCATGGCGGACCACCTGGCGCTGATGCACGAGGGGCGCGTGGTGGAGTACGGCCCGCCGGACCACTTCCGTCAGTCGCAGCACCCGGAGGTGAAGGCCTTCCTGCGCAACTGGCTGCGGCGGCGTTCCGCGCAGGCGCAGGCGCCCCAGGCCTGA
- a CDS encoding GAF domain-containing sensor histidine kinase has protein sequence MGDAKSGPDGSAWGDLRLRALEQLLALPAAELRPTLDFAGQLIAELLRADKVDVFIIEHATQCLVAQGTSDTPMARLQKSLGLDRLQLANGGRAVQAYETEQPFLSGDLKDDPEELPGIKHRLGARSSLIVPLPIGMEIRGVINVVSAREDFFTEHDLRFLQAVARWVGMVAHRVELVQELTKLAVKQARRKAAEELITVLAHDLANHLRPLEARLLLIQRRAERQQAVDDHRDAEAATQSLRSLTRLINDLLDVGRLDQGLFSLRPQPVDLAGLARELAATATTPEYPVRVEAPEELVTVVDPARVRQVLENLVANARRHSPPGRPVDVALRTRSRPEGEWVEVTVCDQGPGIPAEQLPTLFERFTRGTGSSGLGLGLFLARRLAEAHGGTLEVVSTSRAGTCFGLSLPVVAG, from the coding sequence ATGGGGGATGCGAAGTCAGGACCGGACGGGAGCGCCTGGGGCGACCTGCGGCTGCGGGCGCTGGAGCAGCTGCTCGCGCTCCCTGCCGCCGAGCTGCGGCCCACGTTGGACTTCGCGGGACAGCTCATCGCGGAGCTGCTGCGCGCGGACAAGGTGGACGTCTTCATCATCGAGCACGCCACCCAGTGCCTGGTCGCGCAGGGCACGAGTGACACGCCCATGGCCCGCCTGCAGAAGTCGCTGGGACTGGACCGGCTGCAGCTGGCCAACGGCGGCCGCGCCGTGCAGGCGTACGAGACGGAGCAGCCCTTCCTCTCCGGGGACTTGAAGGACGACCCGGAGGAACTCCCCGGCATCAAGCACCGGCTGGGCGCGCGCTCCTCCCTGATTGTCCCCCTGCCCATCGGCATGGAGATCCGCGGCGTCATCAACGTCGTGTCGGCGCGCGAGGACTTCTTCACCGAGCACGACCTGCGCTTCCTCCAGGCCGTGGCGCGCTGGGTGGGCATGGTGGCCCACCGGGTGGAGCTGGTGCAGGAGCTGACGAAGCTGGCCGTGAAGCAGGCGCGCCGCAAGGCGGCCGAGGAGCTCATCACCGTGCTCGCGCACGACCTGGCCAACCACCTGCGGCCGCTGGAGGCCCGCCTGCTGCTCATCCAGCGGCGGGCGGAGCGGCAGCAGGCCGTGGATGACCACCGGGACGCGGAGGCCGCGACTCAATCGCTGCGCTCCCTCACCCGGCTCATCAACGACCTGCTGGACGTGGGGCGGTTGGACCAGGGGCTCTTCAGCCTGCGTCCCCAGCCGGTGGACCTGGCGGGGCTGGCCCGGGAGCTGGCTGCCACCGCGACGACGCCGGAATATCCGGTGCGCGTCGAGGCTCCCGAGGAACTGGTGACGGTGGTGGACCCCGCCCGCGTGCGGCAGGTGCTGGAGAACCTGGTGGCGAACGCGCGCAGGCACTCGCCGCCGGGCCGGCCCGTGGACGTGGCCCTGCGAACGCGGTCGCGTCCGGAAGGGGAGTGGGTGGAGGTGACGGTGTGCGACCAGGGGCCGGGCATTCCGGCCGAGCAGCTGCCCACGCTCTTCGAGCGCTTCACGCGGGGGACGGGCTCCTCGGGCCTGGGGCTGGGGTTGTTCCTCGCGCGGCGCCTCGCGGAGGCGCATGGCGGCACGCTGGAGGTGGTCTCCACGTCGCGGGCTGGGACGTGCTTCGGGCTGTCGCTGCCGGTGGTGGCGGGGTAG
- a CDS encoding SDR family oxidoreductase, producing the protein MIQTTTQTQQKKTALVTGGSRGIGAAVSERLARDGFNVIVNYAGNRDAAEAVVRRIEAAGGRALSIQADVADPAAFPRMFDLAQEVFGGVDVLVNNAGVGKFIRFADFDDALFDQHVAVNIKGTFNGLREAARRLRDGGRIINFSTSVLGMRMENYGVYSATKAAVETMTGVLSKELRGRNITVNCVAPGPTATELFFDGKSPELVERMARLNPLERLGTPEDIAASVAFLAGPEGGWINGQTLRANGGMV; encoded by the coding sequence ATGATCCAGACGACGACCCAGACCCAGCAGAAGAAGACGGCTCTCGTGACGGGCGGCTCGCGCGGCATTGGCGCCGCGGTGTCGGAGCGGCTCGCTCGCGATGGCTTCAACGTCATCGTCAACTACGCGGGCAACCGCGACGCGGCGGAGGCCGTGGTGCGCAGGATTGAAGCGGCGGGAGGCCGTGCCTTGAGCATCCAGGCGGATGTCGCGGATCCGGCCGCATTCCCCCGGATGTTCGACCTGGCGCAGGAGGTGTTCGGCGGCGTGGACGTGCTGGTGAACAACGCGGGCGTCGGGAAGTTCATCCGCTTCGCGGACTTCGACGACGCGCTGTTCGACCAGCATGTGGCCGTCAACATCAAGGGCACGTTCAACGGCCTGCGTGAGGCCGCGCGCCGGCTGCGCGACGGGGGACGCATCATCAACTTCTCCACCAGCGTCCTGGGGATGCGGATGGAGAACTACGGCGTCTACTCGGCCACCAAGGCGGCTGTGGAGACGATGACCGGCGTCCTCTCCAAGGAGCTGCGCGGCCGGAACATCACGGTCAACTGCGTCGCGCCGGGCCCCACCGCCACCGAGCTCTTCTTCGACGGCAAGTCCCCGGAGCTGGTGGAGCGCATGGCGAGGCTGAACCCGCTGGAGCGGCTGGGCACGCCGGAGGACATCGCCGCGTCCGTCGCGTTCCTCGCCGGGCCGGAGGGCGGGTGGATCAACGGCCAGACGCTGCGTGCCAATGGCGGCATGGTGTGA